The stretch of DNA AGAATTTTGCATGCTCGCGAAATTTTATTTTTCCAAAAAAATTTTCCGGAAGAAGTTTCATTAAGCATCTCCCGTGTCTGTATGTGTATTCCGAGATCAGGAACGGGTGATAAAATTTGCATAGATCGTGGAGACTGGTATATCGGATCTCGTCGGATGACGAGGGCCGCATCACCCTGGGAATGGGGCCGGGGAGATTTTGAAGGTTTTGTGAAATTTTCAGTTCAAAATTAAAAATTGGAAAGATTCGATTGTTCGCTTGATGCCCATTCTTCGATCCTGCTTTCAATATATTCCCTTCTTTGAACAGATTTTACAGAATCTGTCGTTGAAATGTATTTCCCGGAATCAAGTTTAATATAGCCTTTTAGAAACCTTCCGATAAGTAACTCCATTTCAATCTCAATTTTCTTTGCCAGATCTTTTTTTTGTTTTTCTCCGGTTTTTTCAGATATTCGTTCAAGGCTTAGCTCTACCATCTGCCTTGAAGTTAATCCCTCAGATCCCGGTTTAAAAAGCATCATTACAATATCTGAAATTCCTCTTCTGATTTCCAGTTTTTTTGACTCCGGAACCAACGTTATCGGTATGGCCGGTAATTTCGATAAATCATCACCCTTTGATGTAGTTAAAGCATCGATTAATGCAGAATAATCTAATAAATTTAATTTGCAGACTTCTAATTTCTCTTTGACAATTATTTGACAGCATTCTTTATCGTCTATATACTCAATCCTGCTTGTAAGGATTTCAGGAGTTGTTTTGTGAGGTTTAAGTCCGTAAATACTGAGATTTCTCCCTTCAAGATCTTTGTATTTTAAAATTTGATCGCATTTTGACTTGTCTGAATTATTTGTTAATTCGATTATCAACCATGAATTATCATTACTTGCGACAATATCCGGATTATAGTCGGTTTCTTCATAATTATTTCTTAAAAAAGGTTCAATTTGGTAGTTATAATTACATTTATGAAAGGGACCTTCAAATTTGGGCCGGTTTAATTTCCTAAAGAGTTGTAAAGTATTTCTCCAAAGAACCAGTCTTCTATCGATTTCAGGCAAATATTTCAACTCCATCGTAAAATATGGATGTATATCCTGCGTTATCTTCTCCTTGTAATGTTGCTATTCTGGGTACAGCATTAATACATCCCTTTCCCGGTACAGTTATATATGCATAATCTTCACCAATGTCGATTAATAATCTGTCCCAATTGTGAAGATCAACGCCTTTGAATCGTTTGAAGTCATCTTTTGACTCGGTTTCGGTCAACCAGAGCCTCATTTGACCTTTGCCCTTTTTTACAGTTTTTGAAAAGGAACTCAAATCGACTTTTTGTTCGAAATTTAACTCAAAAGCACCGATTTTATCATCACGAAGTTTAGACGCATCTATTAGTTCATCTTCATATTTATTGGCAATTTCAGATATTTCGATAAGGGTTTCGTCAACATCTTCCGCCCGGTTTATGGTAATTTTTCCTTCGCTGTACATCTCCATTGAGATCTTTGTATCTCCATTTGAGATCTTTTTCCATCTTGTGCTATGGATAGCTAATTTATCAGATGCTTCTTCGATTATTTTATCCAGACCTTCAATTTGTTTATTCCCATACCATGCTTTTAAGCTGAACTGTCCGCCTTCATCCTCTTCTGCAAGCCCGTCGAGGTACTTCAATCCAATTCCCTTTTGAATCCAGTTGGATTTGTTTTTCTTATAATGGAGATATCCTCTTGAAAGCCAACATCTGTCAAGTCCGATATTGTTCTCTACCAATTTTTCGATGAAAAGATCTGATTCTTTTGCATTTTCTATATTATACAATGTCCAGACTCTTTCTCCGGCTGTATTGATGAATACCGAGTTATTATAATCTTTTGAATCCAGAATGTACCAACCGTCCGATGAAAGTTTTCTCCAGGTTCCAAACGGTGGCCTGAAATTATTCAGATCCTTTTCATTACTCTCAATGAGATATGCTTTCAATTGCGGTTTCGTATATTTTTTATACTTGGATAATGTTTCCTCATTATCATCGAAACCCGCTTGTATTAGTTCTTTAACACCATTGAGGTCATGAATTTTCGGCATATCAATCACATTTTATTTTTCATAGGGATATTTTGTTTAATTATTCCATAAAGGACGTTGTTATTCCCATTTATCTAATTGTTATATTATATTTTTTACTTCACCCCCCTTCAAATCCTCTCTCAAAAGTCTCGCGAAACATCTCTCGCAGATGGTCGGTCCGGGCTCTTTTGATACGAAGACTGCCCTGCCCTTACCACCGTAGAGATCGTATTTTCCCGGATGTCTTCTCGTCTGCACGAAGTCCCGGTTGGCTGAAGCTTCAGAGTATAAAATTATTAAAGTGTGACTTCCTTCAGGTCGTCTAAAATTATCGTTGACAAATCTTCTTCAGACGGATTTTCTTCCATAGCAAGCCTGTCGGACATATTCAGGTATGCCCGTTCGAAGAAATTACGTACATCACGGCCGTTTGCGAAATCCGCTCCTTTTGTTTTGCATCTCTTTTCAAAGAAGGCCCTGGCATAAACCCGGCTCTCATCGGACAGGGCCATTCCGTTTTTGCGGCATCGCATATCGAGCATCTCCATCAGTTCTTCCGGGGAATAATCCTCGAAATTAATAAATTTATTAAAACGGGAGCGAAGACCCGGGTTCGACTGTAAAAATTCATTCATCAGATCGGGATACCCTGCGACTATCACCAGGAGATCGTTACGGTTGTCTTCCATCGCCTTCAACAGGGTGGCAATTGCTTCGTCCCCGAAATCGTTTCCTTCTTTGGATGTCAGCGTGTAGGCTTCATCTATAAACAACACACCGCCCAGGGCACTCTGTACGACCTCCTGGACTTTCAGTGCCGTCTGGCCTACGTATCCTGCAACCAGGTCGGCCCGGTCCACTTCAACAAGATGACCTTTGGAAAGGACTCCGAGTTTGTGATAGATTTCAGAGACCAGCCGTGCGACAGTGGTTTTGCCTGTCCCGGGATTTCCCGAAAAGACCATGTGAAGGGAGAGCTCGGGCTGTTTCAGGCCCTTCTTCTCCCGCAGGTTTCTGATCTTTACTATGTTTATTTGCGAGTTCACGTCTTTTTTTACTGAAGAAAGACCTGTCAGTTCGTTGAGTTCTTCAAGGAGGTCTTCCAGTGATCTTCCACCTTTTTCGCCGTTGAGATCCTTCAGCATGTCGTTAAGACTGTTTTTACTGTTGTCTTTTTTTGGTTTTACGGGTTCTGGCGGGGATTTGTCCTCAAACAGTTCCCTGAATTCGTCGGTCGATTCAATATCGGGATTATAACGGAGTGCTTCTTTATATGCCTCTCTGCATTCATCTTCGGGTGCATCGATCTCTTTTAGAGCGAGATACCGGTAGTACCACAGGAGTGCGTTCAGGTCGTCCGTTTCTTCATCCTCCGGTAAAATCAGAGGTGCATTGTCTACAATGTCATGGTATCTTCCAAGATTGAAATTACAGAGAACAAGTGAGGTTTTTGCAGCAAAATATTCGGCTGATTCGTCGTCGCAGAGTTCAAGTAATGTATGAGCAGCTTCAATCGCTTCCTCCGCTCTTTCCATTTCCATCAGGACAAGAATTTTTCCCTGCCATGCGCCGGGTCTTTCCCAGTCCCTCTCGATTGCTTCTTCGTAGAATTCGAGAGCCCGGGAATAATCTTCAAGCTTATAGTGGACATTGCCGATCTCTTCGCGGAATGCCGCCTGGTATTCTTCCGGAGACGAATTTAATCCGTCCGTGAGTCTTTTCAGGGCGAGTCGGTATTTTTCGGAGAGTGCCAGTAATCTTCCACGGGACAGATCGAGTATTGCAGTAACCCCTGCTTCCTGGTCTGAAAAATCGTAGTCGAACGTGTCGTCCCAGGAGAAGAAAGCTTCGTAGTAGGATTCTACCTCATCTAAAAATTCTTCGATATAGTCGGGGTCGTCATCATAGAGTTCGAAGATCTCATCTATTGCAGGTCCCAGGTGTTCTACGGATTCATCGTAAATTCCTATGGAGGATTCATATTTCGATTCGGCTTTCTCCTCTTTTCCCGATTCGTATGAACTTTTTACGCCAGCCAGTTTATTGTTAAGATTTTCGAGTTCTTCGAGAAGTTCATCGGATAGAACCTGTTCTTCGCCCATATTATTACCATTCACACGGGGCACTATTAAATTTATTAAACCCTGCCGGATTATATGATAAAAAAGTGACTTGATATTGGAGATATTAGCATATGGCAGGATTCGAATATAAAAAATCATCAAAATATACGGATTACGATACGATATATGCACAGTGCAGCGGTCCGGGCGGACTTCAGCTTGCCGAGTTCATGGCGGAAAAAATGGGTGTTGCGCCTGGTAAGAAGCTGCTCGATGTCGGCTGCAACCGCGGGTGGCAGACCTGTTTTCTTGCGAAGGAGTACGGGATCTTCGCGGTAGGGATTGATCCATGGGACGACCGGGAGGAGGGAGACCCGATGGTGGAGCATCTCCGCAGGAATTCGGTCCTCTGGGGAGTGGAGGATTCCGTTCTCGGGATAAAGGCGGGAGTGCCGGATACAGGTTTTGCCTCGAAATCGTTCGATTATGTATATTCGACGACGGCTCTTGAGATGGTCCGGGTTTCGCAGGGAATCGAAGGTTACATGGAGGCATTAAAGGAGATTTACCGGGTGCTGAAACCGGGAGGGGTATTCGGCGTCGGCGAACCGATGCATCTCGGCGTTCCGGTTCCCGAAGATCTCGAACCTTATGTCTCGCAGGACGAGTACTCGTGGAAGGTGTGTTTCCGGAGCCTCGACGAGACGACGGAACTGATTGAAGAGGCGGGATTTAGGATCACAGAGTCTGCCTATGTCCCGGATGCGTGGGACTGGTGGACGGCGTTCGCCCGGCACGATCCCTTCTGCAAAGAGGACCCGGCTGGCGACCCGAAGACGCTGGAGGTCGACGGGGGGAGATGGACGAGTTTCGGGTACGTGATCGGGATGAAGGGTGAGTGACCAAAACATTCCCGGATCTTAAATCCTTATGAAGATTGATTGCCTCTCTCCCGCAGGAGTCTCCCGAAACATCTCTCGCAAATACTCATCTTCAGCTCATCCGAAGAAAAAACCGCCTTCCCCATCCCGCAGAGATCACACTTCCCGAGCTCCTTTTCCGTTCTCACAAAATCGCGATGATCGAGAACGCCCTGGAGAGGAAGAGTCGAGCCTCTTGCATCAACTGGCGACACATCACCCGGTACATTTGTAACTTTGCACACATTTACAACCGGTTGCGAAATGTTTTTGCAAACTAAAGAATTATTATCTGCTGCTGTTTCTTCATTTCCCGGCATATCCGGGTATTCTTTTTCTATGTTTGCAAAATTACCACGCGTACACACACACTTCTGAATAGGTATAGGCCGATTATTCATCTCCTGTGCCCCGGGATTTTTGTGCAAACAACTGTTTACAGGGAGGTGATCTCCATCATCCGTGCAATTTTCAGTAAAAGAACCGTCCTCCGTCCCTGTCTTAGTTTGCAAATTTGTTTTGCAAACCGTGTGCAAAGATTGTGCAAAGTTGCAAACAGAAGATGACTCCGGAGGAGCATCTTCCCCCGGACCGCCGTCATCATCACCGGGACCGTTGTCGTTCTCCTCCTCATCGAGCCAGACCGGGGTTCTGCGATTCCATTCCTGGTAAATCTCGTAATCGAATGAGAACTGGTTCTCACGCCGCCGGACCATATAGCCGTCGACCTCCTGCGAAACCGTTGCGTCGATAAAGCCGATTGCAGGACATTTTTCCAGGAGACCCGAATAAGAATAATCACCTCTCGAATAACCCTGGAAGATCCTCCTCGCCTGGTGATACGAGATCCCCATAACGTCCTGGAGCATCTTAATCGTAACAGTCTCCCAACCCATCTTGCAGATGACATCCAGGGCGTCCGCCTCGTTCTTCGTCAGTTTCGTCTCCTGGCTTCCCGAATCTCCGTTGATCGCCGCATAGATCCTTACGGCCGCATTAAAATCGTCAACCGTCGCCCGGATTGCTGCAATATTTTCCACGGAATTACCATCCTCGTCCACCGGCGTGAACCTCTCCCTCTGTTCTTTGAAAAGAAGGGCGTGGCACTTGACGAGATCGAAGAAGATCGCCGGGTTCCTCCGGTTTGCAGAAGATGAAAACTGCACCCTCTCCGCGAACGGAATCGAGACATAAGTCGTCTCCTCCTTCAGCATCGTCCAGATGCAGCGGCATATGCCGACTTCGGCCGGCTCCCCGACGACTATTATTTCCCGTGCCTCGCATCTCTTCAGGTTGTCGAGAACCCTGTGATCCTGTTCCGATGTGTCGTCGATCCAGACCGTGAGCATCCGGTTCAGCACCTGGTCGTCGCCTATGGACTCGACCTTCGCCACCCACCAGATGCACCGCTCCGGGATATTATAGATCCTGAGCTGCCTGTCGGTTGTAAGCGTCTGGTACTCGATCTTTTCACGAAAGTTCGTGGTCGCGGATTTCAGGATCTCGCAGACATCTTCCGAGAGGTGTGAGTCGTCGAAGAGGAAGACGGTCTCCGGTTTAAGATCCCTGTTATAGTAGAGCGCCTTGTCGCTCACCTTCCCCCTGAGCCTGTAGTCTTCGGGGACGAGTTTCATCATGGCCCTGCACGCAACGGATTTTCCTTTCCCGGACTTCCCGGATACGAATACATGGAGGCCGTTTGTGTTCATGACCGACTGGGAGGCGATCGACATTAACAGGCATTCGGCCAGTGTTTCGTCGCCGACGTGGAATTTCGAGAAGGTGTCGAGCATGAATTTAACCGGGTCTCCGTTTTTGAGGATCCCGGCGGCCTTCTCCCGGGTCTTTTCAGGGAATGAATTTCCCCCGCGGCGGATTGTCTTTTCGGTTTTGTCCGTGTTCTCGTTTTGTCTTCCGGCATTTCTCTCCTTTCGGCCGGATTTGATCTCGTACATCGCCCGGAGTTCGCTCCATCTTTGTTTCCCTCCGCCGCAGGAATTGTGGTGGCATCCGGCATAGATCGCACCGTTTGAAAACTGGATGGCGAAGGCCCCGTCCTTATGGGCGGAAGAGAACGGGCATTCTTCGAGGACGTAGAGTGTTCCTCCCTGCCAGGGCCTTTCGTTTGCGACTGCGATCCCGTGGTCGGAGAGCCATTCGGAGAGGTCGATCTTTTTGTCGCCGCTCTTGGCCTGCGGTTTTTCATCGTCTTTGGGAAGGAGGTCTGCGAGTTTCCGGAGCGTGTCCGCCCCGGCGATCTGGGTCTCCTCAGGTGTATCGATGATCCGGGATATCCTGTGTGGCCGATCGGGTGTGTCGTCGCCTTTTCGGGAAACCGTTCCGTAGAGTTTCCAGATCCGGGCGGCGTTGTAGTTGGCCGTATCGACCGTTACCGAATCGTCGGAGAAGAGGGCGTCGAGTGTGGTGAGGCAGTCTTTGACAAGGGCGGTTGTGTCGTCGTCGTTGGGGAGGTCGACTGCATATAGTATATGTGCACCGTTGCCGGAGTCGGCGAGGATCGGGCGGGGGAAGCCGAGTGTCTGAAGGAAGCGGGCGATCTTTTTTGCTTTCGTTATGGCGGCCTGGTGCTCTTCTTCGGTGGATGAAACACCGCTTGGACGGACGGGGTCGAGGTCGACGGGGAGCCACTTCCGGCGGTTGATGTCGGCGTCGGCGGTTGTTGCGTCTTTTCGCCCGAGTTTCATCTTGATCCTGTTGGCCCTCCGGGAGAGGAGTGCGGGATTGACCTGGTTGAGGGTTACGTATACGCCGGATACGTCGGAGAGGCGGGAGATCTTTTCGGCTTTTTCAGCGAGGGTTTCGGAATTGTCGAAGTACCCGCTGTGAATGTTGTAATCGGAGATGGCCCGGAGTTCGACGACTCCTCCGCCGGGGAAGAGGAGGGAGAGGGCTTTTTCGATCTCTTTTTTCGTCGCTGCGGCGTCCTTCTCAGGATTCATGGGTTTCTTCCTCCTTTTGCGGATGTGATCATGCTGATGGAGTAGTTGTGGCCGCGGGTTCTTCTCACGTCTATTCCTATGATGCTTTCGCCGAGCTCACGGATTTCTTTCGAGAGTGCCTGCGGGATTAGGTAGAGGGGGACGGGGTCGGCCGTTTTGCTTATCTTCCTGAAGGTAGAATTCCTGTTGGCAGTTCTCAGGCAGCATGTGGTGGTACACGGTTTGTTCCGGGGGCTGCCGTTTTCCTTTTCGGACTTTTTGTAGCAGCACACGAAGGTTTTTCGTTTGTTTGTTTCTTTCATCTTAATCATCGGGTGCGATTTCATGCACCTGGTAAGGGTAGGGAGGGGAGTTGTTATAAAATTAAATCGGAATTTGGGGAGATAATTGAAAATTAGATTTAATAGTGGGGGATTTTTTTGAATTTTCAGGAATTTATTTGGGCATAAGCCCCTGACGGGGCAACCCAATGCTCAGTTCGCTACGCGAACTTTCGCAAAGATGATAACCCGGCCTGGACACTACCCTCCGGGTAGTCTCGGCCGGGGGAGAGATCTATTGGAAAACGGAAAGTAAGTTATAAACAGTGGCTAAAAATATTCACGGAGCAGGAGGGACACTCGCCTGTCCCGACTGCGACCTATCGCCGTGAGAGGGAGGGTCATAGGGAGGGGGAATCGTCCCCCTCCCTTCCCTGTATGATTTGAATTTTTTCAGGAATTTATTTGGGCGTAAGCCCCGGACGGGGAGAAAAATTTTGGAAAACGTAAAATAAGTTGTGGGGGGTGGCCAGGGATCATTCCGGTTTTAGTGATAATAATTTATACCCCCGTGCCGATAATTTAAACAGGGTGCCTGTAATGGAGAAAAATTATAATTTCAGGATTATGCTCAGGAAAGAGCCGGAAGGAGGGTATACGGCTTATGTTCCTTCACTTCCCGGATGCGTTACATATGGCGATACGATAGACGAAGCCGTAGATCTGGTCCGGGAGGCGGTTGAACTCTATATCGAGAGCCTTATCGAGCATAACGAACCTGTTCCTTCGGACGACGAGGTTCTTGAATACAATCTCCAGATCAAAGCACAGGCATGAAGCTTCCGAACCTGAACCCGGACAGAGTTATAAAAATTCTTGAAAGCCGGGGTTTTGTTCTTGACAGGGTAAAAGGGAGCCACCACATATACATACACCCTGAAACCAGGCAGAGGGTTGTTATTCCGGTTCATAAAAAAGATCTTCCGAAAGGAACCCTGATGGAGATCCTCAGGCAGGCGGGAATAAAGAAGGAAGATTTGGAGAAAGAATAGTTTCTTGGAATCTTTTCTGGCTGCCAAAAAAAGATTTTATCAATTTTAATATGATCAATCATCTTCTTCATAAAGGAGACTAAATTCTCCATTATCACATTCAATAATGAGATGATCCTCTTCTTCAAGGAATTTTTGACAGAAAAAATTGTGATATTTTGCAAGCCAGATATATTTTTCTTTCACACTTGCATCCGATGCAATTTGGATATTATTTTCGATATTTTCTTTGTGTTTACTCATTAATTCTATAGAGTCGGGCACATTTCTGTATATTGGAAATTCTAAAACATCTTCAGGAATTTGGTCAATACAATTATCTATGTAATCGTTTATAACCTGCAAATAATTTAAAAAATACTTACCTTCACGATCTTGGCATATATATGATGATATATTTTCATGTCCCGGCCAATTATGATCATGATAATATCTAACAATTTGTATTAACGAGTCTGTAAGGCAGATCCTTGGATATTTCGCAGTTTTCTCGCATTTAACAACTTCCAAAATCCCTGGTCCAAAAGCAATTGTTTCATCAAAATATGCAAAGTTTATTGTGGCACATCCACGAATAAAATATCCATTTTGCGCTAAATTAAATTGATATGAAGCTAAATCATCTAAAGAATGTCCTATTTCTCCACGTCCATCATGGAAATGTCTACCTGAAGTTGAACTAAGAGGAACATTTATAAAAACACTATCTGAGAAAAAATTTATATTTCTTCCATCCAGGTGCGAACTTGATTCGTTTAAGTAATTCTGGGGTTCAATTAAATTTGTTCTAATTTTAGCTAATTCTTCTGATAATTGATCATAGTCATTATTACAATTCTTTATCATCTCAGAATATCCTAAAATGTCCACAAAGGCAGTGAAACAAGTTTTAATCTGATCTTCCATAAAATCAATCCTTTAATTCAATAATCTATTCTCTAACTATTTATTCAAAACTTTTTCAACCATCTCTCTCCCCAAAACTTCTTCTCCTCCCAAACCAATCTCCCCAAAAGAAAAAGCAAAAGAGATGAAAAAAATGAGCGATGCCGATGCAAACAGGGAGAAAATAAAAATACTCTTCGAGCGGGTCCTCAACGGGGGCAACGACGACTACCTGGACGAACTGATAGCGGCGGATTATATCGAGCACAATCCCGTTCCCGGACAGGAGCCCGGTGCGGAAGGAGTAAAGATCAAGCTGAAAGATCTTCGTGCGGCATTTCCCGACATCCGTTTCTTCCCGGCGGAGACTGTAGCCGAAGGCGATCTCGTGGCCGTCCGTTACCACTGGGAGGCCACCCACAACGGGCCGTTCATGGGCCTCGCCCCGACGGGAAAGAAAGTATCCGTCAACGGGATGGACTTCTACAGGTTCAAAAACGGAAAACTCGCCGAACACTGGGACTGTGCCGACATGCTCGGCCTTATGGTGCAGCTAAAGGTCTTCAGAGTCTAACGCCGTTCTTCATCCACAAACCGTAATATCAAAAAAATCGATTTACTGGTAATATGTCCCTTCCGAAATCACGATATTCAAGAGCAGTCCTCGGGGGGATCGTCACATGGCTCGTCCCGTTCCTCGTATCGCTGTTATTCTACAATCAAAACGGCCTTACGATCGATGTCTTCCTCTTCAAGTCGATAATGATCGTCGTCGGGGCGATCGTCGGAGCCCTGATGATCGTCTGGTACTTCAGGCCCGAAACGGAAAACTTCCTCCGGGCCGGAATAATCTTCGGTGCAACAGCCCTCGCAGTCAACTGGGTGCTCGACCTCGTCGTCCTCTGCGGAATGCTCGGCGAAGACCCGCTCTCGTGGTTCGCCGGTGTCGGGGTCAGGTACCTCGTCATCCCCGTCATGAGTATCACCGTCGGTTACATCGCTGAAGAAAAAGCCGGGGTCAACCCCTGAATAATATTTATTTTAAATCCGGATGCATTGAACACAGTAATCGGCATTCAGGTATTCAATAGTATTATCCGAGAGAAAAGGCCCGATAATCGTGGATTTTCCTGAACCGTTCGGTCCGGCAAAAAGGAAAAAATCTTTCATCGGTGTTTTGAACTGCGATTTTTATATGTCCTTCGGGCAGCCTTCATCAAAATTTCATCCGTGTCTTCGAAAGAGGGAATAAATCCTTTTTCACTCCACTTTGTTCCGGTCGAGATCTTTTTGCTTTCAGGTGACATCCTGGCATAGATCTCCTCTCTTTCGGAGACTCCTGCATGTACACAGATCCATCTCTTTTTTGCCCGTTCGTCTGAATTTTTATCTCCAGGTGATCTGATGTCACTCATTGCTGCAACCTTAATTAGTAGATGTTCCTTTTCTTAAATAATATATTTGCCTGTCAATTTTCTGTGCAATTAACAATATGCAGGCATTTGTCTCTGTCAAAATACCGGATCTCAACAAGAGATCTCTATTTTATCCAGTTTACAGACGGTTCCGGTCTAGCAGGCATCTCCGGGTTTTCCGCAGGGTACCCGAGGACGAGGGAGGCGACGAGGTGGTATTCGTCCGGGATTCCAAGCTCTTCAACAAGCCCCGGATTCTTTTCAAGATGTCTCGCCGAGCCGATCCAGCATGTGCCGAGACCAAGCGAATGTGCGGCGAGCATGATATTCTGTGCACAAAGCGAACAGTCTACATCCGATATGGGAGCATCATTTTTACCAAGTATCAGGAGAAGAGACGGGGCGTTGTAGAAGATCGAAAATCTCTCCTCGCCCACCATATCAAGATATCTCTGTGTCATCCCGACCCTTTTTGCATTCTTAAGCTCAGCGAGAATTTGCGGTTTTACATATTCGGAGACCCTCTTCATCATCCCCCTATCCTTTACGACGATAAAACTCCACGGAAAAAGGGCGAGGGCCGAAGGTGCATGTATCCCCATGTCGATCAGCATCTCGATCAGTTCATCCGGAACAACCCTGTCCGAATAATTCCTGATGCTTCTCCTTCCCATAATCGCACGGGTCACTTCGTTCTCATCGTTCATGATAATCAGTCCTTATACACGCTTATGTATTTAAACAATCTGGCAGATTCACTTTCTTCTCCTGCGGATCTTTATTATATTGAGCGGAGACAATTCAGGATCATGAATGAAAATAAACCATTCTCATATCATTCGACCGTTCTGTTCGTGGAAGATGTGGAGAGATCGAAGAAGTTCTATACTGAAGTAATGGGCGAGGAGATCGAACTCGATCTCGGGAAAAATGTAGGATTCAAAAACGGCCTTGCCATCTGGGAAGGGGAATACGGCCGTAATGTAATATTCGGGGATCCTTCCGGTGGAGATTATTCATCGAAGAAGATGCTGGAGATCTACTACGAGACCGAAGACATGGCAGAGACCTATGAGATCCTGAAATCCGCCGGGGTCGAATTCGTTCACGAAGTAGTCGAACAACCCTGGCGGCAGCTCACCGTAAGGTTCCTCGATCCCGACGGGCACATGATAGAGGTCGGCGAGAGAATGGACGTCTGCATAGGGAGACTTGCGGCCTCGGGGGAAACACCTGAGATGATCGCAGAATCAACGATGATGCCTGCCGAAATAGTGAATGCAATCCTGGCGAATAGAGATTAGATCAAAAAATAGTTGATTTCAGGATGATTCTTCGGGCGGGGTTCCGTCAGGCATCTCGCCTTCGGGCATCTCTCCGCCGCCCATGCCGCCATCGGGCGGAGTCATGTTTCCGTCACCTGCGGGCATCGTCATGTTGCCGTCGGGGGGAGTCATATTACCTCCTTCGGGCATGGTCATATTGCCGTCACCTGCAGGCATATCTCCCATGTCCCCGGAACCGGTTTCCTGTGCTGTGTCTGTATTCGTATCTGTGCCGGATGATTCAGATGTGCATCCGCTTATAAAAATGCATGCCAGTAAGATTGAAATTGCAATCAGAAAAAATAATGATTTGTTCTTCATTTTATTCCTCTTTCGGTTTATCCCCGGTATTCTCCGGGTTCCCTTCTATATTTTCGGAAATGCTGTCCATAACTTCTACCGGATCTGCCGTATAGTAGATTTTAAGCTGGGCAACGTCACGAAGGAAGTCGATACTCCGGATGTCGACATCCCTGACGTTAAGTCCGGTACGAATCCTTAAATCATCAATCAGTTCGTTCTCATGTCCTGCTTTTACAAGGTCTATCTTTTCATAGACCACCTCCTTCTGCATGACCTCTCTCTTAAATCCCCATCCGTTCTCGAGGATCCAGACGACTACGATCATCAGTACATCTATGACCAGGAGTTTTGCATACTCCCCCGAGTCGAACAGGATGGAGTTTAAGATCGGAAGCGCCACCATGATGAAGAGATATGTCATCTCCCTGATGGGGACGGTCTCGGTCCTGTACCTCAGGATCGAGAAGAGGGCGAACAGCCCGAATCCCGCCCCTATCGAGAGCTCTATACTCGTGAAAAGCCCGATTATGAAGTACACGACCGCGTTGAACGCAAGGAACGTGAATATAAA from Methanolacinia petrolearia DSM 11571 encodes:
- a CDS encoding AAA family ATPase; translated protein: MGEEQVLSDELLEELENLNNKLAGVKSSYESGKEEKAESKYESSIGIYDESVEHLGPAIDEIFELYDDDPDYIEEFLDEVESYYEAFFSWDDTFDYDFSDQEAGVTAILDLSRGRLLALSEKYRLALKRLTDGLNSSPEEYQAAFREEIGNVHYKLEDYSRALEFYEEAIERDWERPGAWQGKILVLMEMERAEEAIEAAHTLLELCDDESAEYFAAKTSLVLCNFNLGRYHDIVDNAPLILPEDEETDDLNALLWYYRYLALKEIDAPEDECREAYKEALRYNPDIESTDEFRELFEDKSPPEPVKPKKDNSKNSLNDMLKDLNGEKGGRSLEDLLEELNELTGLSSVKKDVNSQINIVKIRNLREKKGLKQPELSLHMVFSGNPGTGKTTVARLVSEIYHKLGVLSKGHLVEVDRADLVAGYVGQTALKVQEVVQSALGGVLFIDEAYTLTSKEGNDFGDEAIATLLKAMEDNRNDLLVIVAGYPDLMNEFLQSNPGLRSRFNKFINFEDYSPEELMEMLDMRCRKNGMALSDESRVYARAFFEKRCKTKGADFANGRDVRNFFERAYLNMSDRLAMEENPSEEDLSTIILDDLKEVTL
- a CDS encoding SAM-dependent methyltransferase, which encodes MAGFEYKKSSKYTDYDTIYAQCSGPGGLQLAEFMAEKMGVAPGKKLLDVGCNRGWQTCFLAKEYGIFAVGIDPWDDREEGDPMVEHLRRNSVLWGVEDSVLGIKAGVPDTGFASKSFDYVYSTTALEMVRVSQGIEGYMEALKEIYRVLKPGGVFGVGEPMHLGVPVPEDLEPYVSQDEYSWKVCFRSLDETTELIEEAGFRITESAYVPDAWDWWTAFARHDPFCKEDPAGDPKTLEVDGGRWTSFGYVIGMKGE
- a CDS encoding type II toxin-antitoxin system HicB family antitoxin, whose product is MEKNYNFRIMLRKEPEGGYTAYVPSLPGCVTYGDTIDEAVDLVREAVELYIESLIEHNEPVPSDDEVLEYNLQIKAQA
- a CDS encoding type II toxin-antitoxin system HicA family toxin, with product MKLPNLNPDRVIKILESRGFVLDRVKGSHHIYIHPETRQRVVIPVHKKDLPKGTLMEILRQAGIKKEDLEKE
- a CDS encoding ester cyclase, with protein sequence MSDADANREKIKILFERVLNGGNDDYLDELIAADYIEHNPVPGQEPGAEGVKIKLKDLRAAFPDIRFFPAETVAEGDLVAVRYHWEATHNGPFMGLAPTGKKVSVNGMDFYRFKNGKLAEHWDCADMLGLMVQLKVFRV
- a CDS encoding nitroreductase family protein, translating into MNDENEVTRAIMGRRSIRNYSDRVVPDELIEMLIDMGIHAPSALALFPWSFIVVKDRGMMKRVSEYVKPQILAELKNAKRVGMTQRYLDMVGEERFSIFYNAPSLLLILGKNDAPISDVDCSLCAQNIMLAAHSLGLGTCWIGSARHLEKNPGLVEELGIPDEYHLVASLVLGYPAENPEMPARPEPSVNWIK
- a CDS encoding VOC family protein; translation: MNENKPFSYHSTVLFVEDVERSKKFYTEVMGEEIELDLGKNVGFKNGLAIWEGEYGRNVIFGDPSGGDYSSKKMLEIYYETEDMAETYEILKSAGVEFVHEVVEQPWRQLTVRFLDPDGHMIEVGERMDVCIGRLAASGETPEMIAESTMMPAEIVNAILANRD
- a CDS encoding DUF4956 domain-containing protein; protein product: MLSLSNTEVLFVLGFLINFIVAFIIVRLIYYPKKGEKNFIFTFLAFNAVVYFIIGLFTSIELSIGAGFGLFALFSILRYRTETVPIREMTYLFIMVALPILNSILFDSGEYAKLLVIDVLMIVVVWILENGWGFKREVMQKEVVYEKIDLVKAGHENELIDDLRIRTGLNVRDVDIRSIDFLRDVAQLKIYYTADPVEVMDSISENIEGNPENTGDKPKEE